The DNA segment AAGGCCTGATCATCATTGACACGCCTGGCCTGAATGCCATCGGCACCGAGCCGGAACTGACGCTGAACCTGATTCCCAATGCCCACGCAGTCCTGTTCATCCTTGCCGCCGATACCGGCGTGACCAAGAGCGACATCGATGTCTGGCGCAACCATATCGGCGGCGGCGCCGGCCGCCTGGCGGTGCTGAACAAGATCGACAGCATGTGGGATGAATTGCGCTCGCCCGAAGAAGTCGAGCGGCAGATCGCGCAGCAGGTCAGTTCCGTGGCGCAGACCCTCGGCATTGCCGAAGAACAGATTTTTCCCGTGTCGGCGCAAAAGGGATTGGTCGGCAAGATCAACCGCGATGCGCCCTTGCTGGCAAAAAGCCGGCTGATGAAGCTCGAGCAAGCCTTGTCGCAGGAATTGCTGCCGTCCCGGCAAAGCATCATCCGCGCCCAGTTGAGCAGCGAGATCCACGAACTCGGCAGCGCCCGCCAGACCTTGCTGGGCTCGCGCACCCGCAACGTGGTCGAGCAACTGGTCGAATTGAAGAGCTTGCGCGGCAAGAACCAGAACATCGTCAACCACATGATGAAGCGCATCGAGATGGAAAAGCGCGAGTTCGATACCAGCCTGGTCAAGCTGCAAAGCACGCGCTCGGTCTTTGCCCGATTGTCGGCCGATGTCTATACCCATCTCGGCATCGGCGTGCTCAAGCAGGAAGCGCGCAAGGCGGCCGGGTCGATGGAACAGAGCATGTTCTCGGCGGGCTTCCGCGAAGCGGTCAAGGGCTTCTTTGACGGAACCCGCGACAACCTGTGGCAATCCGGGCACAAGATCGATGAAGTCGCTGAAATGATGACGGTGATGTACCGCAAGTTCTCCACCGAGCATGGCCTGGCGTTGACGACACCGATGCCGTTTTCGCTGAAAAAATACCGGGAAGAACTCGACCATGTCGAGGCGGTCTATCACAAGCAGTTCGGCGCCGCGGCGCTCCTTACCACGCACCAGGCTGTCCTGATGCGCAAGTTTTTCGATTCCATCGCCTCGCGCGTCAAGCATATCTTCTTGCAAGCCAATCGTGATGTCGAAGCCTGGTTCAAGGTGGTAATGGCGCCGCTGGATGCGCAAATCCGCGAACACAAGCTGCAATTGAAGCAGCGGCAGAAATCGGTGGAACGGATTTTCGAAGCCACCGACAGCCTGGAAGAAAAAATCACCTCCTTCGAGCAGATGCAGGCGGAACTGGAAGCGCAGATGCAAGACCTGCACGCGCTGGAAGCGGCGCTGGCGCAGGCGATCGCGGCCGAGATGCCCGCGCTTAAGGCCGCCGCATAAAGTAAAGACGAAGCGATGAAACGTGTTGTTGCAGCGCCGGCCGCAGTCGATGGCCGGCAATTTGCCGATCCTGCCTTTTCCGCGACCGTGATTGCCTGGCAAAAGCAGCATGGCCGCCATGCGCTGCCCTGGCAAAATACCCGCGACGCCTATCGCATCTGGCTTTCCGAAATCATGCTGCAGCAAACCCAGGTGGCGGCGGTGATTCCGTATTACCTGCGCTTTCTTGCGCGCTTCCCGGATGTGGCCAGCCTGGCGGCGGCACCGGTCGAAGACGTCATGGCGCACTGGAGCGGCCTGGGATACTACACCAGGGCGCGCAACCTGCACCGCTGCGCGCAGCAGGTGGTTGATCTGCACGGCGGCGCATTCCCCGCCGATCCGGCCCTGCTGGAACAATTGCCCGGCATCGGCCGGTCGACGGCGGCGGCGATCGCGGCATTCTCCCACGGCGCGCGCGCGGCCATCCTCGACGGCAACGTCAAGCGGGTGTTCGCCCGGGTGTTCGGCATCGAGGGGTATCCCGGTGAAAAGAAGGTCGAGGATGCGCTGTGGCTGCGCGCCGAAGCGCTGCTGCCGCAAGCCGACATGGCATCGTATACCCAGGGCTTGATGGATCTCGGCGCCACCCTTTGCACGCGCAGCCGGCCGGCATGCCCGCGCTGCCCGCTGGCGCCGCGCTGCGACGCCTTCAATACCTTGCGCACGGCCGAGCTGCCGGTGCGCAAGCCGAAAAAGACCGTGCCGCAAAAACATGCGGCGATGCTGGTGGTCGAGCATGACGGGCATGTATTGCTGCAGCAGCGCCCAGGCAGCGGCATCTGGGGCGGCCTGTTGTCGTTGCCCGAGGTCGGCGGCTTCGCGCCGCTGGAAGGTCCGGCCGCGGCGATCCCGGTGCTGGGCGAGGATGCCCTGCTGCAGGCGGTGCTGCCCTATGGCGTGGCAGAAAGCAGCGAACGCTTGCCGGCGCTGGTGCACGGCTTCACGCACTTCAAGCTGCACATCATGCCCTACCGCGTGCGCCTGGCGCGCCGCCTGCCGCTGGCGGCGCAGGAGGGCCATGTCTGGCTGGCGCGGCCGCAGCTGGCCGAAGCGCCATTGCCGGCGCCGGTCAAGAAACTCTTGCTGGCAATGGATTGATTACAGGATCTTGTGCTGCTGCAGGTACTGGTGGATGATTGCCAGCCGGCCCGGCGCATCTTCCAGTTCCAGCAGCTTTTGCCGCGCCTTCTGGGGGATCGGCAGGATTTCGCTCCAGCGGTTGGCGACCCAGCCGCTCTGGTCGAATTGCAGGGGCGTAGCAAAGGGGCTGATGAATTCTTTTCCCTGCTCGGCGCGTCCCTGCTCCTCGATCGTATCGATCACGGTTTTCAGGGCCTTGGCGCAACCGACGTGGGCATCGCTGACAGTGCGCGTGGGGGCGTCGGCGGCAATCATGTCAATGCGCGCTTCCAGTTGTTCGTTGGCCAGGCGGCGCGTCTCGAGGATGCGAAAGCGTTCGCCGCCGCGCGTGCGCAGCAGCAGCATGCCAGGCTGTTCCATGTCCCAGTCGGTAATGTGCGCCAGGCAGCCGACACTTTCCGGCACGGCTGCGCTGCCGACTTCCTGTCCCGACTTGATCAGCACCACGCCAAAGGGGGCTTCGCGCTTCATGCAGTCGCGCACCATGTCGATGTAGCGCGACTCGAATACTTTCAGCGGCAGCACGCCGCCGGGGAACAGGACGGTTTGCAGCGGAAACAGCGGCAGCCAGCCGTTGGGCTGGGGATGAATCAGGGTGAGATGGGGGGATGCCATGAAATGTGCGTACAGCGCCTCAGGCGAGCTCGCGATGGCGCAACACCACCCGCTCGGTTTTCTGGAAATGCCTGGCCAGTTGTTCGACCATGTAGACGGAGCGGTGCTGGCCGCCGGTGCAACCGATGGCCACCGTCAGGTAACTGCGGTTGTCGTTCTTGAAGGCCGGCAGCCATTTTTCGACAAAACTGCGAATGTCCGTGTACAGGTCGGTGGCTTCCGGTTGCCCCTGCAGGAAGGCAATCACCGGCGCATCGCGGCCGGTGAAAGGCCGCAGTGTCAGGTCGTAATAGGGATTGGGCAGGATCCGCACGTCGAAGACCAGGTCGGCATCGAGCGGCACGCCGAACTTGAAGGCAAAGGATTCGAACAGCACGGTCAGCGGCGCCTTGTCGGATTCCACCAGTTCCTTGACCCAGGCGCGCAGCTTGTTGGCCGACAGCCCGGACGTATCGATGACGTGGCCGAGCTTTTCAATCGAGCCCAGCATTTCGCGTTCGTGCAGGATGCATTCGGTGAGGGTCGGGCGGTCGCTCGGGTTCTGGTCGGCGCGCACGCGGTGCGACAGCGGATGGCTGCGGCGGGTTTCGGAAAAGCGGTTGATCAGCGATTCGGTCTTGGCGGTCAAAAACAGCACCTTGACGTCGTGGCCTTCATCCTTCAATTGCTTGATATCGGCCGGCAAGCCGGCCAGCGAGGCGGCGCTGCGCGCATCGACCGCCACTGCCAGGCTGGCAGCGGATTCTTCTGCAATGCGGGTGTCGACCAGCGCGCGCAACAGCGTCGGCGGCAGGTTGTCGACGCAAAAATAGCCCGCGTCTTCGAGGGCGTTCAGGCAAACGGATTTGCCGGAGCCGGAGATGCCGGTGATCAGTATGATGCGCATGTCAGGATCATACCATCACGGCTTAATCGCTATCCATGGCCTTTTGCTGGCGGTCCATGAATTCTTTGAGGGTATCGATACCGCGCAACTGCAGGATGGTGTTGCGCACGGCGGCTTCCAGCAGCACCGCCAAGTTGCGGCCGGCTTCCACGGGGATGATGACCTTGCGAATCGCCAGGCCCAGCACTTCCTCGGTCTGTGAATGCAGCGGCAGGCGTTCGTAGTTTTCTTCCAGGGTCTTGCGGCGCACCAGGTGGACGATCAGCTTCAGGCGCATCTTGCGGCGCACGGCGGTTTCGCCGAAGATCGTCTTGATGTCCAGCAGGCCCAGGCCGCGCACTTCCAGCAGGTTTTGCAAGAGCGGCGGGCAGCGCCCCTCGATCATGTTGGGGGCAATGCGCGCAAATTCGACCACGTCATCGGCCACCAGGCCATGGCTGCGCGAGATCAGTTCCAGGCCCAGTTCGCTCTTGCCGAGGCCCGACTCGCCGGTGATCAGCACGCCCACGCCCAGCACATCCATGAATACGCCATGCATGGTAATGCGCTGCGCCAGCTTTTTCGACAGGTACACGCGCAGGTAATCGATGACCTGCGCAGCCGGCAGCGGCGTCGAAAACAGCGGGATGTTGTGTTCTTCGCACACCTCGATGAATACCGCCGGCGTTTCCAGTCCCTGCGCCACCACGAAGGCCGGCGGATTGCCCGATACCAGCTCGGTGATCAGGCGGTTGCGGCCATTGGGCGAGAGGCGGTTGTAGTAATCGATTTCCTGGTGACCAAATACCTGGATGCGGCCAGGATGGATCAGGTTCAGGTGGCCGACCTGGTCGGCGGCGGAGGCGGCGTCGCCCGAAATCAGCTTTTCGCCGCCGGGAAATCCGGCAAACCACCCCAGTTCAAGCGGTTCGCGGTTTTCATCGAAGAGCTCCTGGATGGAGAGCGGGGTGGATGCGGGCATGATGGAGAACTGGAGCGGGGACAAGGATGAACCTGGCCGGGTCAGGCTTCGTGGCTGATGCTGGAGCGCCAGGACACGATGCGGTTGAAGACCGAGGCCGGGTCCGGATCGGTCGCCAGCGCATTGCGCAAGGCATCGTCGGAAAACATTTCCGCGATTTCCGAGAGGGTTTCCAGGTGCTGTTGCGTGACATTGGCCGGCATCAGCAAGAAGATCAGCAGGTTGACCGGCTGGCCGTCAGGCGATTCGAAGGGAATCGGTTCCGCCAGGCGCACGAAGGCGGCCAGCGGCGCCTTCAAGTCCTTGATGCGGCCATGCGGCACGGCCACGCCGTGGCCCAGGCCGGTCGAGCCGAGCCGCTCACGGGCAAACAGGTTTTCCGACACCAGCGAACGTGCAATGCCGCAGTTGTTTTCAAAAATTAATCCGGCTTGCTCGAATGCACGTTTCTTGCTGGAGACTTCGAGGCCCAGTACTACATTCGAAGGCAACAGAATTTTAGCGAGGTTGGTCATGGCTTACTGAAATTGGTGCGGTGCACAAACACGGTATCGAGGCAAATTATAGGCCGGATTTGAGCTTGTGCAATCCCAATTTTCCGCTTGTGGGGAATGTGTCTTGAAAAAACGCAAGATTCTTGACGATTCCATAAATTGGCCGTACTGCCTGACGAGCAGGCGCGCGTGCAATCCTCGTAATGGGGGTAAGTGGTCACTGTCGCGCATGGCGCGCGTTTCCAGGGGGGTGTCCTGTGCTGAAATTGCTGCGCCAGGGGTTGATGTCGAGGCCGCCGCGGCGCGTGTAACGTGCATAGACGGCCAGTTTTTGCGGATGGCATTGTCGCAGGATATCCATGAAGATCCGCTCGACGCACTGTTCATGGAACTCATTATGATCGCGAAAGCCGATCAGGTAACGCAGCAAGCCTTCCTGGTCGATTTGCGGGCCGACGTAACGGATCTGCACGCTGGCCCAGTCCGGTTGCCCCGTCACCAGGCAATTGGACTTGAGCAAGTGCGACACCAGGCTTTCCTCGACATCGGCTTCATTCAGGCTGGCGCGCAGCAAGCCGGGATCGGGCTGGTAGGCGTCGACGTCGATATCCAGCCGGTCCAGCAGGACGCCGCCGAGTTCGCCCATGCGCACGTCGCCGAAGGCGTCCGGCAGGGTGAGAAGGACATGCACCGGGGCGCCAAAGCCAGCCGAAAGATCCTTGCGCAACAGTTCTAGCAGGGCATCGCTGCTGCCCAGGCGCGTCTGGTTGAAGGAATTCAGGTAAAGCTTGAACGACTTGGATTCGATGATGTTGGGTGAATCGGCCGGCACCTGGAAGGTGGCGATGGCAACCTGCGGCTTGCCGCGGGCATTCAGCCACGATACTTCATAGGCGTTCCAGATATCCATGCCGAAAAAGGGCAGGGTGCCGGCAATGCCGAGTTCGGCGCGCTTCTCGGCGCGCGCAATTGGAAACAGCAGCGACGGGTCATAGTCGCTGCGGTAGGTGGCCGGCTTGCCCAGCGGGGAAGCGGCGGTACTGCTGACATCGGCCATGCTGGTTTCTTCCATCACCCCAGGAACAGTTTATAAGCCGGATTTTCGCTCTCGTCCCAATAACGATAGCCCAAACCGGCGAGAAATTCCCGGAAGCCTTTCATTTCCTTTTTCGGTACTTGCAGGCCAACAAGGATACGGCCTACGTCGCCCCCCTGGTTCCGATAATGGAACAGGCTGATATTCCAGTTCGGCGCCATCGAGGCCAAAAAGCGCATCAGCGCGCCGGGGCGTTCGGGGAATTCGAAACGGTAGAGCAATTCATCCTGCGCCAGCGCGCTCTTGCCGCCCACCAGGTGGCGGATGTGCAGCTTGGCCAGCTCATCCTGGGTCAGGTCGAGTGCCTTGAAACCATGTTTTTCGAAATTCTTGACCAGCCTGGCCGATTCGTCGCGGGCACCGGTTTGCACGCCAACAAAGACATGCGCCTGGCTTGCATCACTGATGCGATAGATGAATTCAGTGACGTTGCGTGGCCCGACCTGTTCGCAAAAGCGCCGGAAGCTGCCGCGTTCTTCGGGAATGGTGACTGCCAGCACGGCTTCATGCGCTTCGCCGACTTCGGCGCGCTCGGCAACAAAGCCCAGGCGGTCGAAGTTCATATTGGCGCCGCAGGCAATCGTCACCAGCGCTTCATTTTTCAGCGGTTTTTTTGCCGCCTTGGCGCGTTCGACGTATTTCTTGGCGCCGGCAACGGCCAGCGCACCGGCGGGCTCGAGAATGCTGCGCGTATCCTGGAACACGTCCTTGATTGCCGCGCAGACTTCATCGGTATCGACCAGGATGATTTCATCGACGTATTTTTTGGTCAGGCGGAAGGTTTCTTCGCCCACCAGCTTAACGGCGGTGCCGTCGGAAAACAAGCCGACATCCGGCAGGGTGATGCGGCGGCCAGCCTTGATGCTCCTGGCCATGGCGTCGGAGTCGACGGTTTGCACGCCGATCACCTTGATGTCCGGGCGCACTGCCTTGACGTAGGCAGAGACGCCGGCGATCAGGCCGCCGCCGCCGATGGCCACGAAAATCGCATGGATCGGCGCGGAGTGCTGGCGCAGGATTTCCATGGCAATGGTGCCCTGGCCGGCGATGACTTCGGGATCGTCGAAAGGATGGACGAAGGTCAGCTTGAGTTTCTTTTCCAGCTCGAACGCATGCTGGGCGGCATCGGAATAGGAGTCGCCGAACAGCACGACTTCGCCGCCGCGCGCCTTGACAGCGTTGATCTTCAGTTGCGGCGTGGTGGTCGGCATGACGATCACGGCGCGGCAGCCCAGGCGGCTGGCGGACAGCGCCACGCCTTGCGCATGGTTGCCGGCCGAAGCGCAAATGACACCGCGCTTCAGTTGCGCCGGCGACAGGTTGGCCATCTTGTTATAGGCGCCGCGCAGCTTGAAGCTGAACACGCTTTGCATGTCTTCGCGCTTGTAGTAAATCCGGTTGTCCATGCGCGCCGACAGCGAGGGGGCGAGTTCCAGCGGGGATTCGATGGCAACGTCATAGACGCGCGAGGTGAGGATTTTCTTGAGGTAATCGGTACTCATGGTGTCCAGAGGGTGGGCGTCGCCACAAAGCGGCACGCGCAGGTTAAGCGCTCATTATAATGGAGCACCTCTTAACCGGCGGAAAACGGCTGGAAACTCCGTCGTTTTGTGCATTTTTACTTTATTTGATGCTGCTTTCTGCCATCCATTGGTTTTTGGAAGTACTGGCGCTGCCCCATGTCGGGCTGGCGGCCGTATTCCTCGTCAGCTTTCTTTCCTCGACCCTGTTGCCGCTGGGCTCGGAGCCAACCCTGTTTGCCGTGGTCAAGGCCAACGAAGCCTTGTTTTGGCCGGCGATTGGCGTGGCGACCCTGGGCAATACCCTGGGCAGCATTGTCAGCTACGGCATGGGCTATGGCGCGCGGCAGGCATTCGCCCGGGAACGCTCGACGCGCTGGTTCGGCTGGCTGGAACGCTTTGGCGCAAAGACCCTCTTGCTGGCCTGGGTGCCGGGCATCGGCGATGCGCTGTGCACGGTGGCCGGCTGGCTGAAGCTGCCTTTCTGGCCCTGCGCGGGATACATTGCGATCGGCAAGCTGCTACGCTACCTGGCTGTCACCACGATCCTGCTGCGCGTGCCCGACGGCTGGTGGCACCGCCTGGCACACTTGCTGGGATAGCATGGTGTTAATCGTTTGATATGTTTTCCGCGGATTTTCGGCAGGGCGAGAAGCCGTACGGTAGACGGGGGCTTCCTGCTTGCGCCGCCGCGATACGGTAAAATAAGAATATGAACGCACCCGCCCAAATCCAGGCACTTCTTGCCGACGCTGCCACCGGCGCCGCTCCCACGCGCCTGCGCGAAATTCCCTATAACTACACGTCGTTTTCCGACCGCGAAATCGTCATGCGCCTGCTGGGCGAAGAGGCGTGGCAATTGCTCGACGAGTTGCGCAGCGAGCGCCAGACCGGCCGTTCGGCGCGCATGCTCTACGAGGTGCTGGGGGATATCTGGGTGGTGCGGCGCAATCCGTACCTGCAGGACGACATGCTGGACAACCCCAAGCGGCGCCAGTCACTGATCGATGCGCTGAACCACCGCCTGGCCGAAGTGGACAAGCGCCGCACCGAAACCGCGGCGGCCGATGATCCTGCCGCGGCACGCCGCAGCGCCCATGTCGGCACCCTGCTGGAAGCGGCGCGCCGGGCCGTGGCCGATTTTGCCGAGGAATTCCGCGCAACCTACGACCTGCGCAAGCGCGCCAACCGCGTGCTGGGGCGCTACACCGCCCGCGACAATATCAAGTTCGATGGCCTGTCGCGCGTCTCGCACGTCACCGACGCCACCGACTGGCGCGTCGAATATCCCTTCGTGGTGCTGACCCCGGACACCGAGGATGAGATGGCCGGCCTGGTCAAGGCCTGTATCGAACTCGGCCTGACCATCATCCCGCGCGGCGGCGGCACCGGCTACACCGGCGGCGCCGTGCCATTGACGCCGCTGTCGGCCGTCATCAATACGGAGAAACTGGAAGCGCTGGGCGCCGTCGAAATGACCCGACTGCCGGGCGTGGACCGCGATTACGCCACCATCTACTCCGGTGCCGGCGTGGTCACCAAGCGCGTCTCGGACGCTGCCGAAAAAGCCGGCTTCGTCTTCGCTGTCGATCCCACTTCGGCCGAAGCTTCCTGCATCGGCGGCAATGTCGCCATGAATGCCGGCGGCAAGAAGGCCGTGCTGTGGGGCACCGCGCTCGACAACCTGGCGAGCTGGCGCATGGTCGACCCCAACGGCGACTGGCTCGATGTCACGCGCCTGGACCATAACCTGGGCAAGATCCATGACGCACCGGTGGCCCGCTTCAAGCTGGAGTGGACCCATCCGGCCGAGCGCGGCCGCAAGAACACGCCGTTCAAGAGCGAGGTCCTCGAAATCGAAGGCCGCCGCTTCCGCAAGGAAGGCCTGGGCAAGGATGTCACCGACAAGTTCCTGGCCGGCCTGCCCGGCATCCAGAAGGAAGGCACCGATGGTCTGATCACTTCGGCGCGCTGGATCCTGCACAAGATGCCCAAGTTCGCGCGTACCGTTTGCCTGGAATTTTTCGGCCAGGCGCGCGACGCCATTCCGTCGATCGTCGAGATCAAGGATTACCTGGACGCCGAAACCCGCAAGGGCGGCGCCATCCTGGCCGGCCTCGAGCACCTGGACGAGCGCTACCTGCGCGCCGTCGGCTATGCCACCAAGTCCAAGCGCGGCGTGCTGCCGAAGATGGCGCTGTTCGGCGACATCGTCGGCGACGATGAAGATGCCGTGGCGCGCGCCGCCTCGGAAGTCATCCGCATTGCCAATACTCGCGTGGGTGAAGGCTTCGTCGCCGTGTCGCCGGAAGCGCGCAAGAAGTTCTGGCTGGACCGTGCCCGCACCGCCGCCATCTCGCGCCATACCAATGCCTTCAAGATCAATGAAGACGTGGTGATTCCGCTCAACCGCATGGGCGAGTACACCGACGGCATCGAGCGCATCAATATCGAGCTGTCGATCCAGAACAAGCTGGCCTTGCTGGGTGCCCTGCGCGAATTCTTTGCCAAGGGCGATCTGCCGGTTGGCAAGAGCGAAGATGCCGAAGGCGAGGATATTTCCGATGCCGAACTGCTGGGCGACCGTGCGCAGCAAGCGCTGCATTTGATCGATGCCACGCATGCGCGCTGGTCCTACCTGCTGACGCAGCTGGACAAGCCGCTGGACACCGCGCGCAATGACCTGATCGGCCTGGGCCTGGAAAAACTGGCGCTGGAGTTTGACGAACGCGTGGACCGGCAGCCGCAGGCCACCGTGTTCCATGTCGTGCAGGACCGCACCGTGCGCGTGTCGTGGAAGAAGGAAGTGCGTGCCGCCCTGCGCCAGATTTTCAATGGCGCCGCCTACCGCCTGATCCTCGAGGAAGCCAGCGCAATCCACAAGAAGGTATTGCGCAGCCGTGTCTTCGTGGCGCTGCACATGCATGCCGGCGATGGCAACGTGCACACTAATATCCCGGTCAATTCCGACGACTATGAAATGCTGCAGGTCGCGCATCGTGCGGTCGAGCGCATCATGGCGCTGGCGCGCTCGCTCGACGGCGTCATCTCCGGCGAGCATGGCATCGGCATCACCAAGCTGGAATTCCTGACGGACGCCGAAATGGCGGATTTCCGTGCCTACAAGGAGCGCGTCGATCCGCAAGGACGCTTCAACAAGGGCAAGCTCCTGAACCTGCCGGAACTGCATGCCGACCTGCGCAATGCCTATACGCCGTCGTTCGGCCTGATGGGGCACGAGTCGCTGATCATGCAGCAAAGCGACATCGGCGCGATTGCCAACAGCGTCAAAGACTGCCTGCGCTGCGGCAAGTGCAAGCCGGTGTGCGCGACGCACGTGCCGCGCGCCAACCTGCTGTACTCGCCGCGCAACAAGATCCTCGCGACGTCGCTGCTGGTCGAAGCCTTCCTGTATGAAGAGCAGACCCGCCGCGGCGTGTCGATCAAGCACTGGGAAGAGTTCGAGGACGTGGCCGACCATTGCACGGTCTGCCACAAGTGCGTCAATCCCTGCCCGGTGGATATCGACTTCGGCGACGTGTCGATGAACATGCGCAACCTGCTGCGCAAGATGGGGCAGAAGTCCTTCAATCCCGGTTCCGCCGCGACGATGTTCTTCCTGAACGCGACCGACCCGGCGACCATTAATGCCACCCGGCAGACCATGATCGGCTGGGGCTACAAGGCGCAGCGCCTGGGCCATGAGGTCTTGAAGAAGTTTGCCAAGAAGCAGACCAAGGCGCCGCCGGCCACGCATGGCAAGCCGCCGATCAAGGAACAGGTCATCCACTTCATCAACAAGAAGATGCCGGGCAACCTGCCGAAGAAGACCGCGCGCGCCTTGCTGGATATCGAAGACAACGAGATCGTCCCGGTCATCCGCAACCCGCAGGTCACCACGGCCGATACCGAAGCCGTGTTCTACTTCCCGGGCTGCGGCTCGGAGCGCCTGTTCTCGCAAGTCGGCCTGGCCACGCAAGCCATGCTCTGGCATGTGGGCGTGCAAACCGTGCTGCCGCCGGGTTACCTGTGCTGCGGCTATCCGCAGCGCGGCGCCGGCCAGTTCGACAAGGCCGAGAAGATGATCACGGATAACCGCGTGCTGTTCCACCGCGTCGCCAATACCCTGAACTACCTCGACATCAAGACGGTGGTGGTGTCCTGCGGCACCTGCTTCGACCAGCTGCAAAACTATGAATTCGACAAGATCTTCCCGGGCTGCCGCATTCTCGACATCCATGAATATCTGCTCGAAAAAGGCTTGAAGCTCGAAGGCGTCAACGGCACGCGCTACATGTACCACGACCCCTGCCACTCGCCCATGAAGCAGCAGGATCCGCTGAAGACGGTGAATGCCCTGATCACCACCGTCGACAATGTCAGGATCGAGAAGAATGACCGCTGCTGCGGCGAGTCGGGTTCGCTGGCGGTGGCGCGTCCGGATATTTCGACCCAGGTGCGCTTCCGCAAGGAAGAGGAAATGATCAAGGGCGCCGACAAGCTGCGTGCCGACGGCTTTGCCGGCGACGTCAAGATCCTGACCTCGTGCCCGTCCTGCCTGCAGGGCCTGCACCGCTACGACGACGATTCCGGCACCGATGCCGATTACATCGTGGTCGAGATGGCCAAGCATATCCTGGGCGAGAACTGGCTGCCCGAGTATGTCGAGCGCGCCAACAACGGCGGCATTGAACGCATCCTGGTGTGAGTCAGAACCCCGCCGCTCCGGTTGCCCCCAACCCGACTGCGCTGACGGTCCACAAACAGTCGCGCCTGCTGGAAGTGGCATTCGATGACGGCAGCAGCTATTCGCTGCCGTTCGAATTGTTGCGGGTGTATTCGCCATCGGCGGAAGTGCGCGGCCACGGCGCCGGCCAGGAAGTGCTGCAGACGGGCATGCGCGACATCCTGCTGACGGCCCTGGAGCCGGTCGGCAATTATGCCGTCCAGCCGCATTTTTCCGATGGCCACAATACCGGTATCTATACCTGGTCCTACCTGCACTGGCTGGGTGTCAACCAGGCGCAACAGTGGGAAGATTACCTGGGGCGCCTGGATGCTGCGGGACTGGGTCGCGAGGCTGGCCGCGACTTGCCCATGCCCGGGAAAAGCGGCCACGCGTGCTGACCGACCTATTTTTGGCAATGTAAATTGGCAATAAAGCCTTGCGTTTCAGCATGTTGTGACCGGTATTTCCAATTTATAATGCAAGTTCACCAATCATTTGCGCCATGACCAATAGCACCCATTTCGGTTACCAGACCGTCGCCGAGGAAGACAAAGTCAAAAAAGTCGCGGAAGTGTTCCATTCCGTGGCCGCCAAGTACGATGTCATGAATGACCTGATGTCGGGTGGACTGCATCGCCTCTGGAAGACGTTTACCATCGCCCAGGCGGGCGTGCGTCCCGGCTTCAAGGTGCTCGATATCGCCGGCGGCACGGGCGACCTGGCCAAGGCGTTCGCCAAGCAGGCCGGTGCATCCGGCGAAGTCTGGCTGACCGACATCAATGAATCGATGCTGGGCGTGGGGCGCGACCGCTTGCTCAACAAGGGCATGGCGATCCCGACGGCCTTGTGCGATGCCGAAAAGCTGCCTTTCCCGGACAATTACTTCGACCGCGTCAGCGTGGCATTCGGCTTGCGCAACATGACGCACAAGGATGCGGCGCTGGCGGAAATGCGCCGCGTGCTCAAGCCCGGCGGCAAGCTGCTGGTGCTGGAGTTTTCCAAGGTGTGGGAGCCGCTGCAAAAGCCCTATGAC comes from the Janthinobacterium sp. 17J80-10 genome and includes:
- a CDS encoding FAD/FMN-binding oxidoreductase, with translation MNAPAQIQALLADAATGAAPTRLREIPYNYTSFSDREIVMRLLGEEAWQLLDELRSERQTGRSARMLYEVLGDIWVVRRNPYLQDDMLDNPKRRQSLIDALNHRLAEVDKRRTETAAADDPAAARRSAHVGTLLEAARRAVADFAEEFRATYDLRKRANRVLGRYTARDNIKFDGLSRVSHVTDATDWRVEYPFVVLTPDTEDEMAGLVKACIELGLTIIPRGGGTGYTGGAVPLTPLSAVINTEKLEALGAVEMTRLPGVDRDYATIYSGAGVVTKRVSDAAEKAGFVFAVDPTSAEASCIGGNVAMNAGGKKAVLWGTALDNLASWRMVDPNGDWLDVTRLDHNLGKIHDAPVARFKLEWTHPAERGRKNTPFKSEVLEIEGRRFRKEGLGKDVTDKFLAGLPGIQKEGTDGLITSARWILHKMPKFARTVCLEFFGQARDAIPSIVEIKDYLDAETRKGGAILAGLEHLDERYLRAVGYATKSKRGVLPKMALFGDIVGDDEDAVARAASEVIRIANTRVGEGFVAVSPEARKKFWLDRARTAAISRHTNAFKINEDVVIPLNRMGEYTDGIERINIELSIQNKLALLGALREFFAKGDLPVGKSEDAEGEDISDAELLGDRAQQALHLIDATHARWSYLLTQLDKPLDTARNDLIGLGLEKLALEFDERVDRQPQATVFHVVQDRTVRVSWKKEVRAALRQIFNGAAYRLILEEASAIHKKVLRSRVFVALHMHAGDGNVHTNIPVNSDDYEMLQVAHRAVERIMALARSLDGVISGEHGIGITKLEFLTDAEMADFRAYKERVDPQGRFNKGKLLNLPELHADLRNAYTPSFGLMGHESLIMQQSDIGAIANSVKDCLRCGKCKPVCATHVPRANLLYSPRNKILATSLLVEAFLYEEQTRRGVSIKHWEEFEDVADHCTVCHKCVNPCPVDIDFGDVSMNMRNLLRKMGQKSFNPGSAATMFFLNATDPATINATRQTMIGWGYKAQRLGHEVLKKFAKKQTKAPPATHGKPPIKEQVIHFINKKMPGNLPKKTARALLDIEDNEIVPVIRNPQVTTADTEAVFYFPGCGSERLFSQVGLATQAMLWHVGVQTVLPPGYLCCGYPQRGAGQFDKAEKMITDNRVLFHRVANTLNYLDIKTVVVSCGTCFDQLQNYEFDKIFPGCRILDIHEYLLEKGLKLEGVNGTRYMYHDPCHSPMKQQDPLKTVNALITTVDNVRIEKNDRCCGESGSLAVARPDISTQVRFRKEEEMIKGADKLRADGFAGDVKILTSCPSCLQGLHRYDDDSGTDADYIVVEMAKHILGENWLPEYVERANNGGIERILV
- a CDS encoding DUF971 domain-containing protein, which produces MSQNPAAPVAPNPTALTVHKQSRLLEVAFDDGSSYSLPFELLRVYSPSAEVRGHGAGQEVLQTGMRDILLTALEPVGNYAVQPHFSDGHNTGIYTWSYLHWLGVNQAQQWEDYLGRLDAAGLGREAGRDLPMPGKSGHAC
- the ubiE gene encoding bifunctional demethylmenaquinone methyltransferase/2-methoxy-6-polyprenyl-1,4-benzoquinol methylase UbiE, yielding MTNSTHFGYQTVAEEDKVKKVAEVFHSVAAKYDVMNDLMSGGLHRLWKTFTIAQAGVRPGFKVLDIAGGTGDLAKAFAKQAGASGEVWLTDINESMLGVGRDRLLNKGMAIPTALCDAEKLPFPDNYFDRVSVAFGLRNMTHKDAALAEMRRVLKPGGKLLVLEFSKVWEPLQKPYDVYSFSVLPWLGKQIANDADSYRYLAESIRMHPDQETLKTMMQDAGLDKVTYFNLTAGVAALHTGVKL